In Streptomyces puniciscabiei, a single genomic region encodes these proteins:
- the polX gene encoding DNA polymerase/3'-5' exonuclease PolX, whose translation MARPNDEVEALLREYADLIAITGGDAFKARAYEKAARAIGGYPADISKLDEDGLKEIPNVGRSIADKVAEYLRTGKMAVVEERRAKIPAGVRELITIPTLGPKKALRLYEDLHISSVNELTAAIEADALADLKGFGEKTQENIRHGIELLQRAGARVPLSLALDTAEEVVAELSGVTGCKRCSYAGSLRRMRETVGDLDVIVAARKSEPFMAALCELPATAEVVARGSKKTSIRTVKGLQVDLRVLPPESWGAGMQYFTGSKAHNIRTRTIAVHLGLKLSEYGLFDAESGNSLASRTEEEVYARLGLPWITPTLREDRGEIEAALHGELPEVVTEKDVRGDLHTHTDLTDGLAPLEEMVAAAAERGYAYYAVTDHAPNLYMQRMTDEKVLAQRERLRELDGTHHRMRLLHGTELNIDPDGGVDWPQDFLAGFDLCVASLHSHFDLDRRAMTRRLVRACENPYVNIIGHPTTRLIGKRAGVDADWDEVFAACARTGTALEVNAQPDRLDLCDKDILRAREHGVKFAVNTDAHSVPHLGQLRYGVGTAERGWLGRDDVINTWPLTRLRRFLRKGR comes from the coding sequence GTGGCCCGGCCCAATGACGAGGTCGAGGCGCTCCTGCGGGAGTACGCGGACCTCATCGCGATCACTGGAGGCGACGCGTTCAAGGCGCGCGCCTACGAGAAGGCGGCGCGTGCCATCGGCGGGTATCCGGCCGACATCTCCAAGCTGGACGAGGACGGCCTGAAGGAGATCCCGAACGTCGGGAGGTCGATCGCCGACAAGGTGGCCGAGTACCTGCGCACGGGGAAGATGGCGGTGGTCGAGGAGCGCCGGGCGAAGATCCCCGCCGGGGTGCGGGAGCTGATCACGATCCCCACCCTGGGCCCGAAGAAGGCGCTGCGGCTCTACGAGGACCTGCACATCTCGTCGGTGAACGAGCTGACCGCGGCGATCGAGGCGGACGCGCTGGCCGATCTGAAGGGCTTCGGCGAGAAGACGCAGGAGAACATCCGGCACGGCATCGAGCTGCTGCAGCGGGCGGGCGCCCGGGTGCCGCTGTCGCTGGCCCTGGACACGGCCGAGGAGGTCGTCGCCGAGCTGTCCGGGGTGACCGGGTGCAAGCGGTGCTCGTACGCCGGCTCGCTGCGCCGGATGCGGGAGACCGTCGGGGACCTGGACGTCATCGTCGCGGCGAGGAAGTCCGAGCCGTTCATGGCGGCGCTGTGCGAGCTGCCGGCCACCGCGGAGGTCGTCGCACGGGGCTCGAAGAAGACGTCGATCCGCACGGTCAAGGGGCTCCAGGTCGATCTGCGGGTGCTGCCGCCGGAGTCGTGGGGCGCCGGGATGCAGTACTTCACCGGCTCGAAGGCGCACAACATCCGTACCCGTACCATCGCCGTGCATCTGGGGCTGAAGCTGTCCGAGTACGGCCTGTTCGACGCCGAGAGCGGGAACTCGCTGGCCTCCCGCACTGAGGAGGAGGTGTACGCCCGGCTCGGGCTGCCGTGGATCACACCGACGCTGCGGGAGGACCGCGGGGAGATCGAGGCGGCCCTGCACGGCGAGTTGCCCGAGGTGGTGACCGAGAAGGATGTCCGGGGCGACCTGCACACCCACACCGATCTCACCGACGGGCTGGCCCCGCTGGAGGAGATGGTGGCGGCGGCCGCCGAACGCGGGTACGCGTACTACGCGGTGACCGATCACGCGCCCAACCTGTACATGCAGCGCATGACCGACGAGAAGGTCCTCGCCCAGCGGGAGCGGCTGCGGGAGCTGGACGGCACCCACCACCGGATGCGGCTGCTGCACGGCACGGAGCTCAACATCGACCCGGACGGCGGGGTGGACTGGCCCCAGGACTTCCTGGCCGGTTTCGACCTCTGCGTGGCCTCGCTGCACTCCCACTTCGACCTGGACCGCAGGGCCATGACCCGGCGGCTGGTCCGGGCCTGCGAGAACCCGTACGTCAACATCATCGGGCACCCGACGACCCGGCTGATCGGCAAGCGGGCGGGCGTCGACGCCGACTGGGACGAGGTGTTCGCGGCCTGCGCGCGCACCGGCACCGCGCTGGAGGTCAACGCCCAGCCGGACCGTCTCGACCTGTGCGACAAGGACATCCTGCGGGCCAGGGAGCACGGCGTGAAGTTCGCCGTGAACACCGACGCGCACTCCGTGCCGCACCTCGGGCAGTTGCGTTACGGCGTCGGCACGGCGGAGCGGGGCTGGCTCGGCCGGGACGACGTGATCAACACCTGGCCGCTGACGAGGCTGCGGCGGTTCCTGCGCAAGGGCAGGTGA